One segment of Myotis daubentonii chromosome 11, mMyoDau2.1, whole genome shotgun sequence DNA contains the following:
- the LOC132212684 gene encoding ZW10 interactor-like — translation MEVAETEAEAAAIESLAQLANILEPTGLQEEAEVPGQILAEFVMDFRKKNKVLCSHLQAVDFLQNFLAQEGIVQGLDPLASEDRSRRKAMAAKEQWKELKATYQEHVEAISRAVIQALPKMEEAQRKQAQLREALEQLQAKKQVAMEKRRTSHKQWTLQQEKRLQHLAEVSAEVRQRQAGTQQKLEQLRQELGTLKQQAGQERDKLQRHQTFLQLLYTLQGKLPPPETEAELPQDLDLPEDKKRKRHQRALFPALDPSC, via the coding sequence ATGGAGGTGGCGGAGACCGAGGCCGAGGCTGCAGCCATAGAGTCCCTGGCCCAGCTGGCAAACATCCTGGAGCCTACAggcctgcaggaggaggcagaggtgccTGGACAGATCCTGGCTGAGTTTGTGATGGATTTCCGAAAGAAGAACAAGGTGCTCTGCAGCCATCTTCAGGCAGTGGACTTCCTGCAGAACTTTTTGGCTCAGGAGGGCATTGTTCAGGGCCTGGACCCCTTGGCTTCTGAAGACAGGAGCCGACGGAAGGCAATGGCAGCCAAGGAGCAATGGAAAGAGCTGAAGGCTACCTACCAAGAACACGTGGAGGCCATCTCAAGGGCTGTGATCCAGGCCCTGCCCAAGATGGAGGAGGCCCAAAGGAAGCAGGCACAGCTCCGGGAGGCCCTTGAGCAGCTCCAGGCCAAGAAGCAAGTAGCCATGGAGAAACGCAGAACATCCCATAAGCAGTGGACGCTGCAACAGGAGAAGCGTCTACAGCACTTGGCAGAAGTTTCTGCAGAGGTGAGGCAGCGTCAAGCAGGAACTCAGCAGAAGCTTGAGCAGCTGCGTCAGGAACTTGGAACCTTGAAGCAGCAAGCAGGGCAGGAGCGGGACAAGCTGCAGAGGCACCAGACCTTCCTTCAACTGCTATACACCTTGCAGGGTAAGCTGCCACCCCCTGAGACAGAGGCAGAGCTACCACAAGACTTGGATCTTCCTGAggataagaagaggaagagacaccaaagagctctcttcccagctctggatcCCAGCTGCTGA